In [Phormidium] sp. ETS-05, the genomic window TCTCACGCGATCAATGTTCAAGCGGCTTGCCATATCGCCCAAATGTGCGCCCAGGAGCGGATTCAATGCGTTTTTACTTCTACGGATTTGGTGTTTGACGGGCTCCATCCCCCCTACCGGGAAACTGATGCGGTATGTCCGGTGAGTATCTATGGCGAGCAAAAGGTGATGGCGGAGCTGGAAATGCTCGATCGCTACCCCCAAACCGCCGTCTGTCGGATGCCGCTGATGTTCGGCGATGGGGGACCGGCTGGTAAAAGTTTTGTCCAACCAATGCTGCAAACCCTCAAACAAGGCACGGACTTAGCTCTATTTACCGACGAGTTCCGCACTCCCGTGAGCGCTACCACCGCAGCTAAAGGTCTATTATTGGTTTTGCAGACTAATTATCAGGGCATTCTCCACTTGGGGGGCAGAGAATCTGTCTCCCGCTATGAGTTTTTCCGATTATTGTTGCAAGTGCTGTTTGGAGAACATCCCTCCCCTCTTCCCGGCAAAATTAAACAAATTCGCCAGCAAGATGTGAAAATGGCGGCACCGAGACCCCCGGATGTGTCTTTGAACAGTGGGCTGGCTTTTGCTTTGGGTTACAACCCGCCGCCTTTACGAGCAGAATTTGAGGCGCTGCGGGAAGTTTTCTTAAAGGATATAGGATGGGATATATAGCAATTGTCCCTTGTCGTTTGTCCCTTGTCCTTTGTCACTTGTCACTTGTCCCTTGTCCCTTGTCACTTGTCCCGAGTAAGAGAAACCGGGTTGACCCCGCCTTCGCGGGGGCAGGCTTAACCAAATCTTGGTGAAAATCCCAAGATTATCGCAGAAACCCCTGGTGGACAAAGGACTCTTGGACAAATGACCAAGGACAAATGACAAAGGACAAATGACCAAGGACAAATGACAAATGACCAAGGACAAAGGACAAATATTGCAGGTGTTGGTTGTCGGCGGTGGTGCGGCTGGGTTTTTTGCCGCGATCGCCGTAGCTCGGACTTATCCAGAAGCCCGCGTCACCATCTTAGAAGCCGGAAGCGAACCCCTAGCAAAGGTGCGCATTTCTGGCGGCGGTAGGTGTAATGTCACTCACGCCTGCTTTACTCCGGCGGCGTTGGTGCCGAATTATCCCCGGGGTGGTAAAGAGTTGCGCGGCGCTTTTAGTCGGTTTCAACCCAAAGATGTAGTAGCTTGGTTTACAGCGGCTTCGGTTGAACTGAAAACCGAAGCCGATGGCAGGATGTTCCCAGTCACCGATGATTCGGGGACAATTGTGGATTGTTTACTGGAAGCCGCCACGGCAGCGGGGGTGAAGTTACGCACCAAAGCCCCAGTAGTGGCAGTAGAATTTGGAGAAGAATCCCGGTTTGAGGTGGAGTCGAAGTCTGGGGAAAGTTGGCAAGCCGATCGGCTGTTGCTCGCTACCGGTAGCAACCCCTTGGGTTATCGTATCGCCGAAAAATTTGGGCACCAAATCGAGCCTCCCGTACCATCTTTATTTACCTTTAATGTGCGGGATAGTCGTTTGGAAGATTTAGCGGGCATTTCTGTCCCGTCAGTACGTGTGAGTTTGCCCGAAGCCAATTTACAGCAAACCGGACCATTGCTGATTACACACTGGGGGGTGAGCGGCCCTGCTATCCTGAAATTGTCCGCTTGGGGGGCGCGGTTTCTCTATGAACAGCGCTATCGGACAACTTTGATGATTAATTGGCTGCCTGAGTATAAACCAGAGCCATTGCGTTCTGCACTTTTGGCGGCAAAAGAGGATTTTGCCAAAAAGGCGATCGGCACCGTCAACCCCTTTTCCCTCCCCCGTCGGCTTTGGGAACGACTCCTCCTCGCCACCGCCATTACTCCAGAACAACGCTGGGCAGAAATTTCTAAAAAATCCCTCCAACAGCTCCAAACCGAATTAACCCAAAGCCAATATCAAATCACAGGGAAAGGCATTTTCAAAGAAGAATTCGTTACCTGTGGCGGCGTTAACCTCAAACAAGTTAACTTTAAAACAATGGAAAGCCGCCTTTGTCCCGGACTGTATTTTGCCGGTGAAATCTTAGATATTGATGGCATTACCGGCGGGTTTAATTTCCAAAGTGCCTGGACCACTGGCTGGCTTGCCGGTCAAGCAATGGGCGCCCAAGGGGTGACGGGGTGACGGGGTGAAGAGGTTCGTAGTTGGGCTTTAGCCCAATCTTAACCGAGATTTGGTTAAGATCCCCAGTTTCTGGATTATGGGCTAAAGCCCTATTACAAACCCCTGCCCCCCTGCATTACCAAAATCCCATTATTTCCAATTATTTTCCGCTTGGGCCAGCACATAAGCCGCCACATCCTCTATCTGTTGGGGAGTTAGGCGATCGTGAAAAGCAGGCATAGCATACTTACCCTGTGCCACCAGGGCTGAAATTGCTGCGATAGAATCCATTTGATTGCGCAATAAAGCCTTTTTATACAAATTTTTGCCCCGGCGGACGATATTGCCCCCATTCACATGACAACCGGCGCATTGCACCGTAAAGACTTTAGCGCCATTAGCCATATCTGCTGCCCACACTGGGGAAATTCCGCCTATCATTATTGTTAAACTTGTCACAAGAATGAATAAAACCAGTTTCTGCCTAATCATTTATCCTCATTTATCCGTAAATCCAATGGCTAGGGCAGCCAGTATTTGATGTTATCATATTGCTGCCCTAGCCATAATAGAGTTATAAGAGTTAGGATGCTGGCTCATATGTGAAAATTGGGAGCAGGGCCAACTTTAGGGGGTTGTTTAATTACTAGATCCAGCATTTTTCACCCCCTACAGTAGTAGTTAATTGCCTCAGCCATTTGGTCTAAGGGTACTACCTTATCGCTCAAACCTGCCTCCACTACAGAACGAGGCATTCCATAAACGATGCAGGAAGATTCGGCTTCGGTTAAAATCATGCCACCTTGAGATTTTATCCAAGCGGCCCCCTGCTTGCCATCAGAGCCCATACCCGTCATCACTACCCCCAGTACCTTATCGCCCCACACTTGGGCGGCGGACTGGAACATGACATCAGCGGCGGGACGGTGGAGGGTGTCAAAAGGACGTGCGCTTAAGTGGGTGACGACTTTGCCGCCTGAGAGACGGACGAAAGTCATATGCTGACCCGCAGGAGCTAGCAGCACTAATCCCGATCGCACAACAGCCCCTTCTTTGGCTTCCAAAACCTCAAGCTGGGATAGCTGATTTAACCGTCGGGCGTATAATTCTGTATAACCAACAGGCATATGCAGGACTATTGCCACTGGCACAGGAAAATCAGCGCTTAGGCTCGGAATCAAATAACTCAGAGCTTGGGGGCCGCCAGTGGAAATGCCGATCGCCACCAGATCCACCCTGATGTCTTGGCGTGATTTGGAAACCAATGGCACTGGGGGGGCAATAGCCCGATCGTCCTTCGGCTTGATCCGGTTTAATGGCACTTTGGACGCTGCTTTCACCTTGGAAATCAGCTCGTCCGCGATATCAAAAATCTTCTCCGTTGCCAAAGCTGTCAGCTTTTGCAGAAAATCAACCGCCCCCGCATCTAAAGCCGCCAGAGCCTGTTCTCCCCCCTCGTGAGCAATACTCACCACCACCACTGGCACCGGACGTCGCGCCATTTGAGCGCGCAAAAATTCAAACCCATCCACATTGGGCATAATCAAATCCAATGTCACCACATCAGGTTTCAGCCTTTCCACCATTTCCAAAGCTTCTTCCCCATCTTTGGCCGTACCTACCACTTCCACAAAAGGACTGCGGTCAAGTATTTGCTTGATCACCTTGCGGACGTATGCCGAGTCATCTACCACCAAAACGCGCGTTATCTCTTCCATCACTCTCTTTCTCCGCCACTTTTCACATTCGCCTATCCGTCATGCGTTTGCACCGGTAATTAAGGACGGGGAATGGCGATCGTGGAAGCTGCAATAGCGCCAG contains:
- a CDS encoding NAD(P)/FAD-dependent oxidoreductase, with the translated sequence MTKDKGQILQVLVVGGGAAGFFAAIAVARTYPEARVTILEAGSEPLAKVRISGGGRCNVTHACFTPAALVPNYPRGGKELRGAFSRFQPKDVVAWFTAASVELKTEADGRMFPVTDDSGTIVDCLLEAATAAGVKLRTKAPVVAVEFGEESRFEVESKSGESWQADRLLLATGSNPLGYRIAEKFGHQIEPPVPSLFTFNVRDSRLEDLAGISVPSVRVSLPEANLQQTGPLLITHWGVSGPAILKLSAWGARFLYEQRYRTTLMINWLPEYKPEPLRSALLAAKEDFAKKAIGTVNPFSLPRRLWERLLLATAITPEQRWAEISKKSLQQLQTELTQSQYQITGKGIFKEEFVTCGGVNLKQVNFKTMESRLCPGLYFAGEILDIDGITGGFNFQSAWTTGWLAGQAMGAQGVTG
- a CDS encoding c-type cytochrome, producing the protein MIGGISPVWAADMANGAKVFTVQCAGCHVNGGNIVRRGKNLYKKALLRNQMDSIAAISALVAQGKYAMPAFHDRLTPQQIEDVAAYVLAQAENNWK
- the cheB gene encoding chemotaxis-specific protein-glutamate methyltransferase CheB, with the protein product MEEITRVLVVDDSAYVRKVIKQILDRSPFVEVVGTAKDGEEALEMVERLKPDVVTLDLIMPNVDGFEFLRAQMARRPVPVVVVSIAHEGGEQALAALDAGAVDFLQKLTALATEKIFDIADELISKVKAASKVPLNRIKPKDDRAIAPPVPLVSKSRQDIRVDLVAIGISTGGPQALSYLIPSLSADFPVPVAIVLHMPVGYTELYARRLNQLSQLEVLEAKEGAVVRSGLVLLAPAGQHMTFVRLSGGKVVTHLSARPFDTLHRPAADVMFQSAAQVWGDKVLGVVMTGMGSDGKQGAAWIKSQGGMILTEAESSCIVYGMPRSVVEAGLSDKVVPLDQMAEAINYYCRG
- a CDS encoding NAD(P)-dependent oxidoreductase; amino-acid sequence: MKKLLIAGASGFLGWNLCQEAKSEWVVWGTYWVHPVQIPGVRLLPVDLREEQEIAALFALVQPDAVILTAAASQPNFCQELPQESHAINVQAACHIAQMCAQERIQCVFTSTDLVFDGLHPPYRETDAVCPVSIYGEQKVMAELEMLDRYPQTAVCRMPLMFGDGGPAGKSFVQPMLQTLKQGTDLALFTDEFRTPVSATTAAKGLLLVLQTNYQGILHLGGRESVSRYEFFRLLLQVLFGEHPSPLPGKIKQIRQQDVKMAAPRPPDVSLNSGLAFALGYNPPPLRAEFEALREVFLKDIGWDI